From Synergistaceae bacterium:
CTCATATGCAAATAGGCCCGCTAACAGTAAAAAATGATGCTGACTTTTATGTCATGGGAGTACTGAATATCACGCCCGATTCCTTTTCGGACGGGGGCAGCTATGATTCCATTGCTCCCGCCCTGGAACATTGTGAATTCCTGCTGGCCGAAGGTGCTGATATTATAGATATCGGAGCGGAGTCGACCCGACCGGGTCATGAGCAGATCTCTACCGAAGAAGAAATTGCCCGGCTTTTACCCATATTGAATACGATTCGGGCGGCCTATCCGAATATCGCTATTTCGATTGATTGTTACCGTGCGGAAACGGCACGTCTTGCTCTGGAAGCAGGGGCTGATATGATCAACGATATCTGGGGGCTGGCCTATGATGCCGAGATGGCAGGGGTGGTCGCTGAATATGGCGCGGCAGTCTGCATTATGCATAATCGACGGGATATGAATTATAAGGACCTGATCGGAGATCTGAAGGATGATTTGGCCTCTATGCTGGAAATTGCAGAGAAGGCAGGTATTGCCCGTTCGCAGATCTGCCTTGATCCCGGCATCGGCTTTGCCAAGAGAATTGAGGAAAACCTATATGTCCTGAAGCACCTGGAAAAACTACAGGATTTTGAACTGCCCCTTCTTCTGGGGACCAGCCGCAAGGGATTTCTGGGACTTCTTCTTGATGGCGTCCCAGCTAAGGAACGGGATGTTGCAACGGCTGCGACCAGTGTGATCGGCTATGAAAAAGGCTGTCGTATCTTTCGGGTTCATGATGTAAGAAAAACGAGAGAAGCGCTTACTATTGCACAAGCGGTTGCGGAGGCGGAATATGGACTGCGTTGAAATAAAAGATCTGATTGTTTTTGCCCACCATGGTGTTTTTAAACAGGAAAAAGAGTTGGGACAGAAATTTGTTGTTTCAGTCCGTCTCTACCTCGATACGGAGACGGCTGTAATTAAAGATGATGTGGATAGTTCAATCCACTATGGCGAGGCGGCGCTGGAGATAACCAGATTTCTGCAGGCTGAAAGCTATAACCTGATAGAGACGGCAGCCGGACGTCTGGCTGAACACTTGCTGCTGACATATACTCTGCTGAGAAAAGTTCAGGTCAGATTGGCTAAACCCTGGGCTCCCGTGGGTTTGCCTCTTAATGAAGTAGCGATTGAATTATGCCGCAGCTGGCAGCCGGCAGTTGTAGCTCTGGGCAGTAATATGGGCGATCGCAGGGCGCATATTGTTACTGCGCTGAAGGCTTTGGACGGGAATAAGGCAATCCGTCGTCTGGCCAGTTCCAAGCTGATTGAGACATCTCCCTATGGGGTTACAGACCAGGAAGATTTTTTAAATGGAGCTGTCTACATTGAGACCATACTTTCTCCCCATGCTCTGCTTAAATATTTGCAGCAAGTAGAGGATGATTCGGGGCGAGTCCGGACCCGCCACTGGGGACCGCGCACCCTGGATCTGGATCTCATCTACTACTCTGACTTAATAATTCATAGTGCAGATCTTACTCTGCCACACCCTGAAATGCAGAAGCGTGACTTTGTGCTGGAGCCTATATGTGAGCTTGTTCCCAACTATGTTGACCCGCGCTATGGGCTTCCGGTATGTGAGCTGCTGGCAAAGCAGGGAAAATAGAAACAGTAATTGACATGAAAAAACCTCCGGAATCGAGAGAAACCGGAGGTTTTTTTATTTGTTATAGTAACTTTAGCCTAGGCGGCTGCACGACTCTTCTTTTGAATAAAGTGGCCGATGAGATAGATAATAACGGATACGACCATGGCGTTGATTGCTGCGATGCCCCAGGTTACAAAGTTACCTACTACAGCACCGGCGACAACTCCTGCTACAGCAAACCAGTTAACCTTTTTCAGGTCTTTATCTGCCTCAGCCTCGTAAGCTTCTTTTCTCATGAAGTAATCCGCTACGATTATTGCGCCGACGGGCGGCAAGGTTGCGTTCAAAACGCTCAGCCAGCCGACAAAGTTGTCATAGAGCCACAGAGCTGCAACTGTTCCGACAATACCGGCGACAATTGTCATCGGACGTTTCTTGTACTTTGTGATATTCGCCAGTCCGAGGCCACCCGTGTAAAGTGCGTTATCGTTAGTTGTCCAGATATTGGCACCAAGCACTATTACTGCAGGAATAGTCAGACCCTGCGCGATCATAACGTAGAAGATATCTTCCTGACCGGTAAAGGCTCCGGCGACACCGCCGAAGAAGAACATCAGGGTGTTACCGATGTAGAAGGCGATTACTGTTGTAGCTACTGCTATTTTGTTAGTTTTTGCAAAACGGGAGAAGTTCGGTGTCGCCGTTCCACCGGAAACAAAGGAGCCGACAACCATTGCAATGGCCGCGAACAGTGACAGACCTTCAGTTGATCTTCCGAAAACAGCGACAAAGCCGCCGCCTTCTTTAAGTGCCAGGAACATTGAATATGTTCCCAGAATTGTGATCAAGGGAACAGAGATAAAGCTGATTATCTCAATACCTTTGATTCCGACGTATGCTGATGCAGTCATTGCAATACCGATGACTATTATCAGCAACCAGGGGTTTATGCCCAGCATTTCGGATACCGGAATTGAGAACATAGCTGCACCGACACCAAACCAGCCTATCTGCGTAAAGCTGATCAGTGCCGAAGGAAGATAAGATCCCTTTGTGCCGAATGAACGCTGGCATAGCAAGTCGAGGCTCATTCCAGTGTTTGATCCGATATAACCTAATGCTCCTGTGTAGACAGCCAGAATAGCACCGCCTAAAATTACTGCCAGTAAAAAGCCGGTAAAGTCCAGTCCGTTGGCCATTCTTGCACCAACGCTCATGCTGGCTGAAAAGAAAGTAAAGCCCAGCATAATGACGAACATCGACCAGAAACCTCTGGTACGAGCTTTCTTCGGCACTCTTACAAACGAAAAGTCGACATCAACGACTGCGTCCGTTTGCACCTCTTGATTCTTTGCCATAACAACCTCCTCTTAAGCGTTATGAAACTATTTACATTCGGATATATGAAATACTTTAGGTTAATATAGACGATATGTCAATCATCAAATGCAAATTAAGCTGTGCTATGTGTATAATTATCATAAGCAGAAAAGCAGATTATAGCTAATTACTAAAGTAGTTTCATGAAAGACGCATATCGGTGCTATAATTTTCACATGTACCCTAAAGGGAGGGATATTTGATGAATATACAGA
This genomic window contains:
- the codB gene encoding cytosine permease: MAKNQEVQTDAVVDVDFSFVRVPKKARTRGFWSMFVIMLGFTFFSASMSVGARMANGLDFTGFLLAVILGGAILAVYTGALGYIGSNTGMSLDLLCQRSFGTKGSYLPSALISFTQIGWFGVGAAMFSIPVSEMLGINPWLLIIVIGIAMTASAYVGIKGIEIISFISVPLITILGTYSMFLALKEGGGFVAVFGRSTEGLSLFAAIAMVVGSFVSGGTATPNFSRFAKTNKIAVATTVIAFYIGNTLMFFFGGVAGAFTGQEDIFYVMIAQGLTIPAVIVLGANIWTTNDNALYTGGLGLANITKYKKRPMTIVAGIVGTVAALWLYDNFVGWLSVLNATLPPVGAIIVADYFMRKEAYEAEADKDLKKVNWFAVAGVVAGAVVGNFVTWGIAAINAMVVSVIIYLIGHFIQKKSRAAA
- the folK gene encoding 2-amino-4-hydroxy-6-hydroxymethyldihydropteridine diphosphokinase, with amino-acid sequence MDCVEIKDLIVFAHHGVFKQEKELGQKFVVSVRLYLDTETAVIKDDVDSSIHYGEAALEITRFLQAESYNLIETAAGRLAEHLLLTYTLLRKVQVRLAKPWAPVGLPLNEVAIELCRSWQPAVVALGSNMGDRRAHIVTALKALDGNKAIRRLASSKLIETSPYGVTDQEDFLNGAVYIETILSPHALLKYLQQVEDDSGRVRTRHWGPRTLDLDLIYYSDLIIHSADLTLPHPEMQKRDFVLEPICELVPNYVDPRYGLPVCELLAKQGK
- the folP gene encoding dihydropteroate synthase codes for the protein MQIGPLTVKNDADFYVMGVLNITPDSFSDGGSYDSIAPALEHCEFLLAEGADIIDIGAESTRPGHEQISTEEEIARLLPILNTIRAAYPNIAISIDCYRAETARLALEAGADMINDIWGLAYDAEMAGVVAEYGAAVCIMHNRRDMNYKDLIGDLKDDLASMLEIAEKAGIARSQICLDPGIGFAKRIEENLYVLKHLEKLQDFELPLLLGTSRKGFLGLLLDGVPAKERDVATAATSVIGYEKGCRIFRVHDVRKTREALTIAQAVAEAEYGLR